The Nitrospira sp. KM1 genome includes a window with the following:
- a CDS encoding YtxH domain-containing protein, with protein MSYGKTDVKATGEAFLGEVASVIAGLRAATQVMRERTRYGGRMPVIEERDTSATALVALLSGAAVGAVAALLLAPQSGERSRNQLRRYARRAQRNIRDMADRAGDAFDEMLEDGKQYVESKKAVLRESIDSGLESVQHERGRSRQE; from the coding sequence ATGAGCTATGGAAAGACCGATGTGAAGGCGACGGGGGAGGCATTTCTCGGCGAGGTGGCGAGCGTCATTGCCGGATTGAGGGCCGCGACGCAGGTCATGCGTGAACGGACACGATATGGGGGCAGAATGCCGGTTATTGAGGAACGAGATACTTCCGCCACGGCACTGGTGGCCCTGTTGAGCGGCGCGGCCGTTGGAGCAGTGGCGGCCTTATTGTTGGCCCCGCAGTCCGGAGAGAGATCCCGCAACCAGCTTCGTCGATACGCCAGGCGGGCGCAAAGAAACATTCGGGACATGGCGGATCGGGCTGGGGACGCATTTGATGAGATGCTGGAAGACGGCAAGCAATACGTTGAGTCCAAGAAAGCCGTCTTGCGCGAAAGTATCGACAGCGGGCTCGAATCCGTGCAGCACGAACGGGGACGGTCTCGTCAGGAATAG